The following coding sequences are from one Luteolibacter yonseiensis window:
- a CDS encoding RNA polymerase sigma factor, which produces METLAANACPEADIGCAPVVSFRQPDPPAEIRPTIREVFATEESPLLRFAYGLVGQRETAEDLVQDAFVKLHAHWDEVTHPRAWLFRCVRNLALSHIRDHKREIPISEDHELQSTSPGPEQTLGKLEAIGTLQLLVAELHEDDRNLISLKYHEGLKYDQISQRTGLSVSNVGYKLHHALKNLADSLRRLGVETIDG; this is translated from the coding sequence ATGGAAACCCTCGCCGCCAACGCCTGTCCTGAGGCCGATATCGGGTGCGCCCCGGTGGTTTCCTTCCGACAGCCGGACCCACCCGCGGAGATCCGGCCGACGATACGCGAGGTTTTCGCGACGGAGGAGTCGCCGTTGCTCCGTTTTGCCTACGGTCTCGTGGGACAGCGGGAAACGGCGGAAGACCTCGTTCAGGATGCGTTTGTAAAACTCCACGCCCATTGGGACGAAGTGACCCACCCGAGGGCATGGTTGTTCCGCTGTGTCAGAAACCTCGCCCTCAGCCATATCCGGGATCACAAACGCGAAATTCCCATTTCCGAAGACCACGAACTCCAAAGCACCTCCCCGGGTCCGGAACAGACTCTCGGAAAACTCGAAGCCATCGGCACCCTCCAGCTCCTCGTCGCGGAACTCCATGAAGACGACCGCAATCTGATCTCGCTCAAATACCACGAAGGTCTGAAATATGACCAGATCAGCCAACGCACCGGCCTCAGTGTCAGCAACGTCGGCTACAAGCTCCACCACGCCTTGAAAAATCTTGCCGATTCCCTCCGCCGCCTCGGCGTCGAGACCATCGACGGCTGA
- the rnhA gene encoding ribonuclease HI, with translation MKRVIIHTDGGCKGNPGPGGYGVVLVCGKHRKEMSAGYRLTTNNRMELRAAIVALQCLSEPCEVELHSDSKYVIDAMSKKWIAGWQKRGWVKADKQPVKNQDLWQMLVAAAAPHKMDWRWVKGHAGHKENERCDELGNIAVAGRNLLEDVGFETARG, from the coding sequence ATGAAACGAGTGATCATCCACACCGACGGCGGCTGCAAGGGAAACCCGGGGCCCGGCGGATACGGCGTGGTGCTGGTGTGCGGGAAACACCGCAAGGAGATGTCCGCCGGCTACCGCCTGACCACCAACAACCGGATGGAGCTGCGCGCGGCCATCGTGGCGCTGCAATGCCTGAGCGAGCCCTGCGAGGTGGAGCTGCACTCCGACTCCAAATATGTGATCGACGCGATGTCGAAGAAATGGATCGCCGGCTGGCAGAAACGCGGCTGGGTGAAGGCGGACAAGCAACCGGTGAAAAACCAGGACCTGTGGCAGATGCTGGTTGCCGCCGCCGCACCACACAAGATGGACTGGCGCTGGGTGAAGGGGCACGCGGGCCATAAGGAAAACGAGCGGTGCGACGAGCTTGGCAATATCGCGGTGGCGGGCAGGAACCTGCTGGAGGATGTGGGATTCGAAACCGCCCGTGGCTAG
- a CDS encoding lysophospholipid acyltransferase family protein, with the protein MPTRLMLHTLRVLPWFLEPVLIAFWTSVFFGVAKDQRRAVAGNLRALFPQWSGMRATAGAWQVFWNFALTYVDAQRCETGTGAVDWVVDGLASLEDLAKREEGCIILTAHMGNYDLAAPMFASRFNRTLYTVRAPEREPETQMLRETEIRRREALTPNFRTLYNQEGNLLGIELSRLLGEGNVVAVQGDRVIFDVSPMVVEVESGLTMRLPKGPLFLARATGAPCFPLFIVRDGWRRYRVIVLPEMELPPRKRGDDDEAAKVWAGTILNIVRRHWRQWYVFEPLLEKRAPHVDRPV; encoded by the coding sequence GTGCCGACCCGCCTGATGCTGCACACCCTGCGGGTGTTGCCGTGGTTTTTGGAACCCGTCCTCATCGCCTTCTGGACATCTGTTTTTTTCGGCGTCGCCAAGGATCAGAGGCGGGCGGTGGCGGGAAACCTGCGGGCGTTGTTTCCCCAATGGAGCGGGATGCGGGCGACAGCAGGGGCGTGGCAGGTGTTCTGGAATTTCGCCCTGACCTACGTGGACGCCCAGCGCTGCGAAACAGGCACCGGTGCCGTCGACTGGGTCGTGGACGGGCTTGCCTCGCTGGAGGATCTGGCGAAGCGGGAGGAAGGTTGCATCATTCTCACGGCACACATGGGGAATTACGACCTCGCCGCTCCGATGTTCGCCTCACGCTTCAACCGCACGCTCTACACGGTGCGCGCTCCGGAGCGGGAACCGGAAACACAGATGCTGCGCGAGACGGAAATCCGCCGCCGGGAGGCGCTGACCCCGAACTTCCGCACGCTTTACAATCAGGAAGGCAATTTGCTCGGCATCGAGCTTTCCCGATTGCTGGGCGAGGGAAACGTTGTGGCGGTGCAGGGAGACCGGGTGATCTTCGATGTCTCGCCGATGGTGGTGGAGGTGGAGTCCGGACTGACCATGCGTCTGCCGAAGGGACCGCTTTTCCTCGCCAGGGCCACGGGCGCGCCTTGTTTCCCGCTTTTCATCGTCCGCGATGGCTGGCGGCGTTACCGGGTCATCGTGCTGCCTGAAATGGAGCTGCCGCCGAGGAAACGCGGGGACGACGACGAAGCGGCGAAAGTCTGGGCGGGAACGATTCTCAACATCGTGCGCCGGCATTGGCGGCAGTGGTATGTCTTCGAACCACTTCTCGAAAAGAGAGCCCCGCACGTTGACCGGCCAGTCTGA
- a CDS encoding N-acetylmuramoyl-L-alanine amidase-like domain-containing protein, with the protein MNLRIIALGLTMALAGAHPLMAQKSVPPPTAPRLPMATVFQGESKFHAIVAKAERENWRQLPIGERTIRVAREMVGTPYVNYSLEVDDRIESPVVNLRAMDCWTYYENALALARMLRYKPAPYKPEDMLHMVEIERYRNGVCTGNYLSRMHHLEEVFYDNQRRGYASNITSRIPGAVRMRREIREMTVQWKAYRYLRSNPALIEPMGKIEAQVSNLPVYQVPKTKVRDAEKYLRNGDICAITTNGPGGYTSHVGLIVRMKDRAYFTHATSDRDKGRMVIIDRPIADYVNAASKHAGIIICRPDDVPPSALWQNGMARQ; encoded by the coding sequence ATGAATTTGAGAATCATCGCTCTCGGCCTCACCATGGCCCTTGCCGGCGCGCACCCGCTGATGGCGCAAAAATCCGTGCCGCCACCGACCGCTCCACGGCTGCCGATGGCTACGGTGTTCCAAGGGGAATCAAAATTTCACGCGATCGTCGCCAAGGCGGAACGGGAAAACTGGAGACAGCTCCCGATCGGGGAGAGAACGATCCGCGTGGCACGGGAAATGGTCGGCACCCCGTATGTGAACTATTCGCTGGAAGTGGACGACCGCATCGAATCTCCGGTGGTGAATCTCAGGGCCATGGACTGCTGGACCTATTACGAGAACGCACTCGCGCTCGCCCGGATGCTGCGTTACAAGCCGGCTCCCTACAAGCCGGAGGACATGCTGCACATGGTGGAGATCGAACGCTACCGCAACGGCGTGTGTACCGGCAACTACCTCAGCCGCATGCACCACCTTGAGGAGGTTTTCTACGACAACCAGCGCCGCGGCTATGCCTCGAACATCACCTCCCGCATCCCCGGTGCCGTGCGCATGCGCCGGGAGATCCGTGAGATGACCGTGCAGTGGAAGGCCTACCGCTACCTGCGCTCCAACCCGGCATTGATCGAACCGATGGGAAAAATCGAGGCACAGGTCTCCAACCTGCCGGTCTATCAGGTGCCGAAAACCAAGGTCCGCGACGCGGAAAAATACCTGCGGAACGGCGACATCTGCGCCATCACCACCAATGGTCCGGGCGGCTATACCTCCCATGTCGGGCTGATCGTCCGGATGAAGGACCGCGCGTATTTCACCCATGCCACCTCGGATCGCGACAAGGGCCGCATGGTGATCATCGACAGGCCCATCGCCGACTACGTGAACGCAGCCTCCAAACACGCCGGAATCATCATCTGCAGGCCGGACGACGTGCCGCCATCCGCTCTCTGGCAGAATGGCATGGCCAGGCAGTGA
- a CDS encoding response regulator transcription factor yields MLPENQKSIEVAIVEDNEALGESLQRVVESIPDARCIGVWGSAEEGLKKIDAFRPSIVLMDINLPGMSGIEATALLKRHLPEIQVIIVTVHREHEKIFDALKAGACGYLIKRSRAADVRQAILDVHSGGAPMSAEIARRVVEAFHQGPAKAQEDQETVHLSQRETSVAQLIAEGLANKEIADRLGISTETVRGHLKNIYEKLHVRSRTEAAVKYLDSVRHKNVFP; encoded by the coding sequence ATGCTGCCGGAAAACCAGAAATCCATCGAAGTCGCCATCGTCGAAGACAATGAGGCTCTTGGCGAGAGCCTGCAACGGGTGGTCGAGTCCATTCCCGACGCGCGTTGCATCGGCGTATGGGGATCCGCCGAGGAAGGATTGAAAAAAATCGATGCCTTCCGCCCCTCCATCGTTCTGATGGATATCAATCTCCCCGGCATGTCCGGCATCGAGGCGACCGCGCTGCTCAAACGCCACCTGCCGGAAATCCAGGTGATCATCGTCACCGTCCATCGGGAACATGAGAAGATCTTCGACGCGCTCAAGGCGGGGGCCTGCGGTTATCTGATCAAGCGGTCACGGGCGGCGGATGTCCGCCAGGCCATCCTCGATGTGCATTCCGGCGGCGCCCCTATGAGCGCGGAGATCGCCCGGCGGGTGGTGGAGGCCTTTCACCAGGGACCTGCGAAGGCCCAGGAAGACCAGGAGACCGTCCATCTCTCACAGCGTGAAACCTCGGTCGCCCAACTCATCGCCGAAGGGCTGGCCAACAAGGAGATCGCCGACCGCCTCGGGATCAGCACGGAAACCGTGCGAGGGCATTTGAAGAATATTTATGAAAAACTCCATGTCCGCTCGCGGACCGAAGCGGCGGTGAAGTATCTCGACTCCGTGCGGCACAAGAACGTCTTCCCGTGA
- a CDS encoding sensor histidine kinase → MKRAPLDRAWVRCLILSAFFLLSLRVVHAQGQYSFRSWQSEDGLPVNLVRSLVQSEDGYLWIATAECIVRFDGMEFERIEQVAGFPYIGSEDCRLFATAGDVVWFASSRGGLVKMGKGADLIVWPDAPEDKEKPEDAGNPPPGGKEPVNSAPVTQVVDAPSGGVYVRKGGEIWLVLGSRSKKLDSPPADVIELLDEDLRQRANNGRIGPDGMPGKLVDRSQSVWSVSPTGELAVTSPEGFIRISMPKGRADSHVTEMLEDREGNIWVATALNGLGLFREDRVEVVNAAAGLSEGAVLAVIEDSRGKVWLGNRRGGVDRIAASSIEHYDLNGSSGTGQVSALYEDRDGRLWAASTDGPVFRWKDTAFVEQYPGEGGLNKVNAIYHDRRGTLWFGGQLGLKRSSGRRVTEVRTEAGFPGGEVTVMTGGASDELWLGTAQGFVLRDADGRLETIGEPADLSYSRVSSILVTSADQVWVATLGAGLFLYDGVGWHRFDRSQGLPDLRLTHVIDDQSGHLWFGSTGGIIRASRADLLGRAKQSNSPIHWLRMDRSDGLPTRECVGGHHPAGWRFSDGAIWFPTSLGVVRIDPNQTMVNRTPPTVFLRKVIANGAQQDLSKQKIVLGPGRMRLEFSYHGLNFSSPEKVNYRTRLVGLEKNWREVGPQRVSTYESVPPGNYRFEVVAMNGDGLLSPTPAVIQVVVEPHFWETSWFFAQATLLVILVAGGVGWLTARSRLKRRISLLKIRNTREVERARIARDLHDDLGASLTEIALLADLGAEQAAGSAFQKHLDELSNKARMLGLTLDEIVWAVNPREDTLGSLLDYLASFATEFLDRAGITLRINIASGMPDVPLDANIRHSVFLAVREAFNNIVKHSEAKSAWLNVSVIGGTLNISVEDDGKGVDDYALSRGNGLKNFEVRMQACGGRSKVSLRAEGGTVVRFLVPMLAPQSHTD, encoded by the coding sequence ATGAAACGTGCCCCGCTTGACCGAGCATGGGTGCGGTGCCTGATACTGTCCGCCTTCTTTCTCCTGAGCCTCCGGGTGGTCCATGCCCAGGGGCAGTATTCGTTCCGCAGTTGGCAGTCCGAGGATGGTCTGCCTGTCAATCTCGTGCGCTCCCTCGTGCAGTCGGAGGATGGTTACCTGTGGATCGCCACCGCGGAATGCATCGTGCGCTTCGACGGTATGGAGTTCGAGCGGATCGAGCAGGTTGCCGGATTTCCTTACATTGGCTCGGAGGACTGCCGGTTGTTCGCCACGGCGGGTGATGTCGTCTGGTTTGCGAGCTCGCGCGGCGGGCTTGTGAAAATGGGAAAGGGGGCCGACCTCATCGTCTGGCCGGATGCTCCCGAGGATAAGGAGAAGCCGGAGGATGCGGGAAACCCACCGCCAGGCGGCAAGGAACCCGTCAACAGCGCTCCGGTGACCCAGGTGGTGGACGCACCCTCGGGTGGAGTCTATGTGAGGAAGGGTGGGGAGATCTGGCTGGTCCTTGGAAGCCGGTCGAAGAAGTTGGATTCCCCGCCTGCGGACGTGATCGAGCTGCTGGATGAAGATCTGCGGCAGCGTGCCAACAACGGCCGCATCGGGCCGGACGGCATGCCGGGCAAGCTGGTCGACCGCAGCCAGTCGGTGTGGTCCGTCTCCCCGACCGGAGAACTCGCCGTCACCTCGCCGGAAGGGTTCATCCGGATCTCCATGCCCAAGGGGAGGGCGGATTCCCATGTCACGGAGATGCTGGAAGATCGCGAGGGCAACATCTGGGTCGCCACGGCATTGAACGGTCTGGGACTTTTCCGCGAGGATCGGGTCGAGGTGGTGAACGCCGCGGCAGGGCTCAGCGAGGGAGCGGTGCTGGCGGTCATCGAGGATAGCCGGGGGAAGGTGTGGCTGGGAAACCGGCGCGGAGGGGTGGATCGCATCGCCGCCAGCTCGATCGAGCACTATGATTTGAACGGATCGTCCGGCACCGGACAGGTGTCCGCGCTTTATGAGGACCGCGACGGCCGGCTTTGGGCGGCCTCCACGGATGGTCCGGTCTTCCGTTGGAAGGATACGGCGTTTGTCGAACAATACCCCGGCGAAGGCGGCTTGAACAAGGTGAACGCGATTTACCACGACCGTCGCGGTACGCTGTGGTTCGGAGGACAGCTGGGATTGAAACGTTCTTCGGGCAGGCGGGTCACGGAGGTCAGGACGGAAGCCGGTTTCCCCGGTGGCGAGGTGACGGTGATGACGGGCGGGGCTTCAGACGAGCTGTGGCTCGGCACCGCCCAGGGATTCGTGCTGCGCGATGCCGACGGACGGCTGGAAACGATCGGCGAGCCCGCGGACCTGTCTTACAGCCGCGTCTCCAGCATTCTCGTGACCAGTGCGGATCAGGTGTGGGTCGCGACATTGGGAGCGGGATTGTTCCTCTATGATGGCGTCGGCTGGCATCGGTTCGACCGCTCCCAAGGATTGCCCGACCTGCGCCTGACGCATGTGATCGACGACCAGTCGGGCCACCTCTGGTTCGGTTCCACCGGTGGCATCATCCGGGCCAGCCGGGCGGATCTCCTGGGCCGCGCCAAGCAGTCGAACTCGCCGATCCACTGGCTGCGCATGGACCGCTCGGACGGTCTGCCCACCCGCGAGTGCGTCGGTGGCCATCATCCCGCGGGTTGGCGGTTCAGCGATGGGGCGATCTGGTTTCCCACCAGCCTCGGGGTGGTCAGGATCGATCCGAATCAGACAATGGTGAACCGCACCCCACCGACGGTGTTTCTGCGGAAGGTTATTGCGAACGGAGCCCAGCAGGATCTGTCGAAGCAAAAAATCGTCCTGGGCCCCGGTAGGATGCGGCTGGAGTTCTCCTATCATGGACTGAATTTCAGTTCTCCGGAAAAGGTGAACTACCGCACGCGTCTTGTGGGGCTGGAAAAAAACTGGCGCGAGGTCGGCCCGCAGCGGGTCAGCACCTATGAGTCGGTCCCTCCCGGCAACTACCGGTTCGAAGTCGTCGCGATGAACGGAGACGGCCTGCTGAGTCCGACTCCCGCCGTGATCCAGGTGGTGGTGGAGCCTCATTTTTGGGAAACGAGCTGGTTCTTCGCGCAGGCGACCCTGCTTGTCATTCTTGTTGCGGGTGGCGTGGGTTGGCTCACCGCCCGGAGCCGGCTGAAGAGGCGCATTTCACTTTTGAAAATCCGCAACACCCGGGAAGTGGAACGTGCCCGGATCGCCCGGGACCTGCATGACGACCTTGGAGCCTCGCTCACCGAGATCGCCCTGCTCGCGGATCTCGGAGCAGAGCAGGCGGCTGGCAGCGCTTTCCAAAAACACCTCGACGAACTTTCCAACAAGGCCCGCATGCTCGGTCTCACCCTCGACGAAATCGTCTGGGCGGTGAACCCGCGCGAGGACACCCTGGGCTCGTTGCTGGACTATCTCGCGAGCTTCGCCACCGAGTTTCTCGACCGGGCGGGGATCACGCTCCGTATCAACATCGCCAGCGGGATGCCGGACGTTCCGCTGGATGCGAACATCCGGCACTCGGTTTTCCTGGCAGTGAGGGAGGCGTTCAACAACATCGTCAAGCATTCGGAAGCGAAATCCGCCTGGCTGAACGTGTCGGTCATCGGCGGCACTCTCAACATCAGCGTGGAAGACGATGGCAAGGGGGTGGACGACTACGCGCTTTCCCGCGGCAATGGTCTGAAGAATTTCGAAGTCCGCATGCAGGCCTGCGGCGGGCGGTCGAAGGTCTCGCTGCGTGCGGAGGGGGGCACGGTCGTCCGATTCCTCGTTCCCATGCTTGCGCCCCAATCCCACACTGACTAA
- a CDS encoding LamG-like jellyroll fold domain-containing protein, with amino-acid sequence MSPNRLRTSLCLSAAWFACGTLCAAAAEVAGTLLVELDAADFRTGAVKWPQHSQSTGIPGDFVAKGSPTVQTVAGATAVVFDGDGDYFVGPMTTAALHAVGARHSVEIWVFQGNIRDQESVVSWGKRQGPDLTFAGFRYGADPDFGAIARWGACESAFEDLPPPGMWHHLVYTYDGVSQAVYVDGKLDNTKTVSKLDAHDMLPIHLGVELSGDMKPEGQFTHFSGALAKLRIHSGALDAVQVKQNFAAEHQGFPGLVAKPLQQSPMHRFSFNAPAGPAPNGTAVVDSIGGLSAVIRGEDAEFNGREIRLPGGSSATEAYIDLPNGIISSRESLSIEFWGTQDAAQDWCRILSIGTNSVGEIYGPGGVFTGTETLTLFGNVGATQVNRFARSYGTYPNGGPDRNPADYPDSDYGVEFHQVIIYDKELKEWRWYRNGILMEVIADNEGPTTIHDLNVWLGRSEFSSDNNFRGRFDEFRIYNHTLSEGEIYGNFLAGPDKLNLGGEVVAMNWALEAPGVHTYANSAGSDHWQTGANGPHPDGPGNIATFASALAGDQEIELSTPVTLGSLNLGTRNRGGAFTLRAKGAGALTMNSGNGIPASITQLQGSPGNLIYSPVRLLSNTEVTNQSTNPLLLGGGIQGEGSFIKGGSGTVILTGDGQAHTGEVRIVAGALVLGDAGKSGMLGGKLFTITDPGRLVFNRSDDIVLAGNYTGSGRIVHQGMGTLTVSKNGVMSNTGVIELCDGSGTFINDGEINGANSLQTDSELILHGASRTQVTEFLSAGVENGGILRLRDAATVSIEGRGHLNIGDTGGGQSVFHFDGGTIRCKEVFVGKDRNTSGVVLQTGGSLEKTGGGDSIIGGYIPDAWQVWGAWRMTGGKVVDEWNFQIGAHGTGIMEVDGGEMSIAGFLSLGRYEDEHQHASRGLLDVRSGRVSTTGDDKLLLVGEEGIGVLNIRKEGSVVCANRMIIGSGTISKPGEGTVNLLTGGSLTVDSITQFNQTEAIGRLNFDGGTLRAGNHSAAFFDGLDYVHVREGGARIDTNGFDVKIGQSLTAPRGNGILSIPILDNGSGYVGPPWIEISGGAGSGATALAELENGSVKSILLTNAGYDFLNPPGVSVIGGGSGGGLKLGTPVLTPSGSGGLVKLGDGKLTLAGDNTYTGVTSVKQGGLRLEGSVLGAVKLEGGTLLEGGGAIGSMLSAEPGSTVAPDPGATLTIRGDADIRGTLRIEVSGAGGGAISVAGTLDLSSAKFLLRLPGDQPASPVMVIASYGMLEGRFTAADGLPKGYHIDYHHNGSNQIALVTTGSTNNGD; translated from the coding sequence GGACCAGGAGTCGGTTGTTTCCTGGGGGAAAAGGCAGGGGCCGGACCTCACCTTCGCCGGATTCCGCTATGGCGCGGACCCGGATTTCGGGGCCATCGCCCGCTGGGGAGCCTGCGAGTCGGCGTTTGAAGATCTGCCGCCGCCCGGGATGTGGCATCACCTCGTCTATACTTACGACGGGGTCTCCCAAGCGGTGTATGTTGATGGGAAACTCGACAATACCAAGACCGTCAGCAAGCTCGACGCCCACGACATGCTGCCGATCCATCTCGGGGTGGAACTGTCGGGAGACATGAAACCCGAGGGGCAGTTCACCCATTTTTCCGGTGCGCTGGCGAAGCTTCGCATTCATTCCGGTGCGCTGGACGCGGTGCAGGTGAAGCAGAATTTCGCCGCCGAGCACCAGGGATTTCCCGGCCTGGTGGCCAAGCCGCTCCAGCAGTCGCCGATGCACCGCTTCTCTTTCAACGCACCTGCCGGACCGGCTCCGAACGGCACCGCCGTGGTGGACAGCATCGGCGGACTCTCCGCGGTGATTCGTGGGGAAGATGCGGAATTCAACGGTCGGGAAATCCGGTTGCCCGGCGGTTCCTCCGCCACGGAAGCCTATATCGATCTTCCGAACGGGATCATTTCCTCGCGTGAGAGCCTCAGCATCGAGTTCTGGGGCACGCAGGACGCCGCACAGGACTGGTGCCGCATCCTGTCCATCGGCACGAACAGCGTGGGGGAAATCTACGGGCCGGGCGGGGTGTTCACCGGTACGGAAACCCTGACGCTTTTCGGAAATGTGGGGGCCACCCAGGTGAACCGCTTCGCACGGTCGTACGGCACCTATCCGAACGGCGGTCCTGACCGGAATCCCGCCGACTACCCGGACTCGGACTACGGAGTGGAGTTCCATCAGGTCATCATCTACGACAAGGAACTGAAGGAGTGGCGCTGGTATCGCAACGGGATCCTCATGGAGGTCATCGCGGACAACGAGGGACCCACCACCATCCATGACCTGAATGTCTGGCTGGGGCGGTCCGAATTCTCCTCGGACAACAATTTTCGTGGCCGCTTCGACGAATTCCGCATTTACAACCACACCCTGAGCGAGGGGGAGATTTACGGGAATTTCCTGGCCGGTCCGGACAAGCTGAACCTGGGTGGCGAAGTGGTGGCGATGAACTGGGCCCTGGAGGCGCCGGGTGTCCATACCTATGCGAACAGCGCGGGTTCCGACCACTGGCAGACGGGGGCGAACGGCCCGCATCCGGATGGCCCGGGAAACATCGCCACTTTCGCCAGCGCTCTGGCGGGCGACCAGGAAATCGAGCTTTCCACACCCGTCACACTGGGATCCCTCAATCTGGGCACCCGCAACCGGGGTGGGGCCTTCACCCTGCGGGCGAAAGGGGCCGGGGCTTTGACCATGAATTCCGGCAACGGCATTCCGGCATCCATCACCCAGCTCCAGGGAAGTCCCGGCAACCTGATTTATTCTCCCGTCAGGCTGCTGTCCAATACCGAGGTGACAAACCAATCCACCAACCCGTTGCTGCTCGGCGGCGGGATCCAAGGTGAGGGATCCTTCATCAAGGGGGGCAGCGGGACGGTGATCCTGACCGGTGACGGTCAAGCCCATACGGGCGAGGTGAGGATCGTCGCCGGTGCGCTGGTGCTTGGAGATGCCGGGAAGAGCGGCATGCTCGGCGGCAAGCTTTTCACCATTACCGATCCGGGGCGGCTTGTTTTCAACCGCAGCGACGACATCGTCCTCGCGGGCAACTATACGGGCAGCGGGAGGATTGTGCATCAGGGAATGGGCACCCTGACCGTTTCGAAAAACGGGGTGATGTCGAACACCGGCGTCATCGAGTTGTGTGACGGCTCGGGGACTTTCATCAACGACGGGGAAATCAATGGTGCGAACTCCCTGCAAACCGATAGCGAACTCATCCTCCATGGGGCGAGCAGGACACAGGTGACCGAATTCCTGTCCGCAGGTGTGGAAAATGGCGGAATCCTGAGGCTCAGGGATGCAGCAACCGTCAGCATTGAGGGAAGGGGGCATCTCAACATCGGCGATACCGGCGGCGGACAGAGCGTTTTCCACTTCGATGGCGGCACGATCCGCTGCAAGGAGGTGTTTGTCGGAAAAGACCGGAACACCTCCGGCGTGGTGCTCCAGACGGGCGGATCATTGGAGAAAACCGGCGGGGGTGACTCCATCATCGGTGGATATATTCCGGACGCGTGGCAGGTATGGGGGGCATGGCGCATGACGGGTGGGAAGGTGGTCGATGAATGGAATTTCCAGATAGGAGCCCATGGCACGGGGATCATGGAGGTGGACGGCGGTGAAATGAGCATCGCGGGCTTTCTCAGCCTGGGACGCTATGAAGACGAACATCAACATGCGAGCCGCGGTTTGCTGGATGTGAGATCCGGCCGTGTTTCCACCACCGGGGATGACAAGCTCCTGCTCGTCGGCGAGGAGGGGATCGGTGTGCTGAACATCCGCAAGGAAGGCAGTGTGGTCTGCGCCAACAGGATGATCATCGGCTCCGGAACCATCAGCAAACCCGGCGAAGGAACGGTCAATCTCCTCACGGGGGGCAGCCTGACGGTGGACTCGATCACCCAGTTCAACCAGACGGAGGCCATCGGGCGGTTGAATTTCGACGGAGGCACCCTGAGGGCGGGAAATCACAGCGCGGCCTTCTTCGACGGGCTCGACTATGTACATGTCAGGGAAGGCGGAGCCCGTATCGACACGAACGGCTTCGATGTGAAGATCGGCCAGTCGCTTACCGCGCCGCGGGGAAATGGTATTTTGAGCATCCCCATCCTCGACAATGGCTCGGGTTACGTGGGGCCGCCGTGGATCGAAATTTCGGGGGGAGCCGGGAGTGGAGCGACCGCCCTGGCGGAGCTGGAGAATGGATCGGTGAAAAGCATCCTCCTCACCAATGCGGGTTATGATTTCCTCAACCCGCCAGGAGTCAGCGTCATCGGTGGCGGATCAGGAGGAGGCTTGAAGCTTGGCACGCCGGTGCTCACACCGAGCGGCAGCGGTGGCCTCGTCAAGTTGGGAGATGGGAAACTCACCCTTGCCGGGGACAACACTTACACGGGTGTCACCTCGGTGAAGCAAGGCGGGCTCCGCTTGGAAGGCAGCGTCCTGGGAGCGGTGAAACTTGAAGGGGGAACCCTCTTGGAGGGCGGTGGGGCCATCGGGAGCATGCTCAGCGCCGAACCTGGCAGCACGGTGGCGCCGGATCCGGGCGCGACACTTACCATCCGTGGCGATGCGGACATCCGTGGAACGCTTCGCATCGAGGTTTCGGGAGCCGGAGGTGGTGCCATCTCGGTGGCCGGAACACTGGATCTCAGCTCGGCGAAGTTCCTGCTGAGGCTTCCCGGTGATCAACCAGCCAGCCCGGTGATGGTCATTGCCAGCTACGGCATGCTGGAAGGTCGATTTACTGCTGCCGATGGCCTGCCGAAAGGTTATCATATCGACTATCACCACAACGGCTCCAACCAAATCGCCCTTGTGACCACCGGATCAACCAACAATGGCGACTGA